One window of Argopecten irradians isolate NY unplaced genomic scaffold, Ai_NY scaffold_0328, whole genome shotgun sequence genomic DNA carries:
- the LOC138312465 gene encoding gamma-glutamyl hydrolase-like, protein MMDIIQKIPVATICLITMICVGPSICDGSLNSRPIIGVLAQSSDPKSQPYYGDTYIPSAYVKWLESGGARVVPIRVRESGEYYEKLFKSINGVVFPGGDVNIVTSYFAKAAKILYNMALRANDAGDYFPLWGTCQGFQQLTVLTAGKDLLSALHAHRMMALNLTHNFGQSRLFADLPKYILTSLISYNVTANHHNYGLSPTTFSQNQALRTFYRFMSTNVADNGKEFISTFEAIKYPFYGVQWHPEKVPYDWDLNDALTHTRRGVKVTQYFADFFVEECRKSGHHFPNITAEISTLINNYQPHFTTDTRFQERYFFNFTQPHF, encoded by the exons ATGATGGATATTATACAAAAGATACCAGTTGCGACAATCTGCCTCATCACCATGATCTGTGTAGGACCTTCTATCTGTGACGGAAGCCTCAATTCTAGACCCATCATTG GTGTTTTGGCTCAAAGCTCTGACCCCAAATCTCAGCCTTACTATGGGGACACATACATTCCTAGTGCCTATGTCAAATGGCTGGAGTCAGGAGGAGCCAGGGTTGTACCCATAAG AGTAAGGGAAAGTGGTGAATACTATGAGAAGCTCTTCAAAAGTATCAACGg AGTTGTATTTCCTGGTGGTGATGTCAACATCGTGACTTCCTACTTCGCTAAGGCAGCGAAGATTCTGTACAACATGGCTCTGAGG GCAAATGATGCTGGAGATTACTTCCCTTTATGGGGCACCTGTCAGGGATTTCAGCAGCTGACTGTTCTTACTGCAGGAAAGGACCTGCTTAGTGCTTTACATGCTCACAGAATGATGGCCCTCAATCTGACACACA ATTTTGGACAAAGTCGACTATTTGCAGATCTACCAAAATATATTCTTACTTCACTGATATCATATAATGTAACAGCAAATCACCATAACTATGGACTGTCTCCCACG ACTTTCAGCCAGAACCAGGCCCTCCGGACCTTTTACAGATTCATGTCGACAAATGTGGCTGATAATGGCAAAGAATTCATATCAACATTTGAAG CCATAAAATACCCGTTCTATGGAGTCCAATGGCATCCAGAGAAGGTGCCGTATGACTGGGATCTCAACGACGCTCTGACCCATACCAGGAGGGGAGTGAAGGTTACACAGTACTTCGCTGACTTCTTTGTGGAAGAAT GTAGGAAAAGTGGACACCATTTCCCTAACATCACTGCTGAAATATCAACTCTCATTAATAACTACCAACCTCATTTCACAACAGATACACGATTCCAGGAGCGCTACTTTTTCAACTTCACTCAACCtcatttctga